A single region of the Streptomyces sp. NBC_01262 genome encodes:
- a CDS encoding HK97 family phage prohead protease gives MRTLTRTTTEERRRLPLSTAEVVVRAADSGAGDAVGERFTGYAAVFNSRTAIGNPLRWGFYEEVAPGAFTKTLAEGDARMLIDHDSYYVVSRVSAGSLGLAEDATGLAVDSALDTELSYVGDLKANVRNGNITGMSFGFYVIKDDWTIETVETSDGQSAEVEVRRILEVRLIEVSAVTFPAYVDTEAELASVASALVQRGDRSAIERRAAFRPELRDLLQLVGVDTTDRAAGPGTEVPNSEIDREPGESTRESSTEDIKTTEPAVSTRLSRASVDLAMSGLAARYGLTK, from the coding sequence ATGAGGACGCTGACGAGGACGACGACTGAGGAGCGCCGCCGTCTGCCGTTGTCCACGGCAGAGGTCGTGGTGCGGGCCGCCGACAGCGGTGCGGGTGATGCGGTGGGTGAGCGGTTCACCGGGTACGCCGCGGTGTTCAACTCGCGTACCGCCATCGGCAATCCGCTGCGGTGGGGGTTCTACGAGGAGGTCGCGCCCGGGGCGTTCACCAAGACCCTGGCCGAGGGTGACGCCCGGATGCTCATCGACCACGACAGCTACTACGTGGTCTCCCGGGTCTCCGCCGGCTCGCTGGGCCTGGCCGAGGACGCGACCGGCCTGGCCGTCGACTCGGCGCTGGACACCGAGTTGTCGTACGTCGGGGACCTCAAGGCCAATGTCCGCAACGGCAACATCACCGGCATGAGCTTCGGGTTCTACGTCATCAAGGACGACTGGACGATCGAGACCGTCGAGACCTCCGACGGTCAGAGCGCCGAGGTCGAGGTGAGGCGCATCCTCGAGGTGCGCCTGATCGAGGTCTCCGCGGTGACGTTCCCGGCCTACGTCGACACCGAGGCGGAACTGGCCAGCGTGGCCAGCGCGCTGGTGCAGCGCGGGGACCGCAGTGCGATCGAACGCCGTGCCGCGTTCCGTCCGGAGCTGCGCGACCTGCTGCAGCTGGTCGGCGTGGACACCACAGACCGGGCTGCAGGGCCCGGGACCGAAGTGCCGAATTCTGAGATCGACCGCGAGCCGGGTGAGTCCACTCGTGAGAGCAGCACCGAGGACATCAAGACCACCGAGCCGGCTGTGTCCACTCGGCTGTCACGTGCCTCGGTCGACCTGGCCATGAGCGGGCTGGCTGCCCGCTACGGCCTGACCAAGTAA
- a CDS encoding phage major capsid protein, whose protein sequence is MPTPQLTRLVDEQNTTWQRMLAIRSAAEAESRDLTAEERTNWDAAETRLTEVSGDIDRLNRMAGLENIDRSQIITAGGRENEDRGTDEEADRRYREAFARYMRRGMDGLLPEQRQLLMEHEVDVRAQGTGVDTSGGFLVPDEFRNELTETMKAFGGLLGLANVITTSTGADLPWPTNDDTGNEGEILGENQPASELDLTLGQRKLKAYTFSSKQTRVALALLQDSAFNLDQWLPKKQGERIGRRAARAFITGTGTDQPEGITTNATVGKTGLAGQVTSVIYDDLVDLEHSVDSAYRATSAYLMNDSMLKVIRKLKDTQGRPLWVPIPAPGFPATINGFTYHLDNSMPTPAASAKSIAFGDFKAGYIIRQVLDVQMLRLVERYAEYLQVGFLSFARLDGMIDDSAAIRLYQHPAS, encoded by the coding sequence ATGCCCACACCGCAGCTGACTCGTCTCGTCGACGAGCAGAACACGACATGGCAGCGGATGCTTGCCATCCGGTCCGCCGCCGAGGCCGAAAGCCGCGACCTCACCGCCGAGGAGCGCACCAACTGGGACGCCGCCGAGACGCGGCTGACCGAGGTCTCCGGCGACATCGACCGCCTGAACCGCATGGCCGGCCTGGAGAACATCGACCGGTCCCAGATCATCACCGCCGGCGGCCGGGAGAACGAGGACCGGGGCACCGACGAGGAGGCCGATCGCCGCTACCGCGAGGCGTTCGCCCGCTACATGCGGCGCGGCATGGACGGACTGCTGCCCGAGCAGCGCCAGCTGCTCATGGAGCACGAGGTCGACGTGCGCGCGCAGGGCACGGGCGTCGACACCTCCGGCGGGTTCCTGGTACCGGACGAGTTCCGCAACGAGCTCACCGAGACGATGAAGGCGTTCGGCGGGCTGCTCGGCCTGGCCAACGTCATCACGACCTCGACCGGCGCGGACCTGCCGTGGCCGACGAACGACGACACCGGCAACGAGGGCGAGATCCTCGGCGAGAACCAGCCCGCCAGCGAGCTCGACCTCACCCTGGGACAGCGGAAGCTGAAGGCCTACACCTTCTCCTCCAAGCAGACCCGGGTCGCCCTGGCGCTGCTGCAGGACTCGGCGTTCAACCTCGACCAGTGGCTGCCGAAGAAGCAGGGCGAGCGCATCGGCCGCCGCGCCGCCCGGGCGTTCATCACCGGCACCGGCACGGACCAGCCCGAGGGCATCACGACCAACGCCACCGTCGGCAAGACCGGCCTGGCCGGACAGGTCACGTCGGTCATCTACGACGACCTGGTCGACCTCGAGCACTCCGTCGACAGCGCCTACCGGGCGACCAGCGCCTACCTGATGAACGACAGCATGCTCAAGGTCATCCGCAAGCTGAAGGACACCCAGGGGCGTCCGCTGTGGGTGCCGATCCCGGCGCCCGGCTTCCCCGCCACGATCAACGGGTTCACCTACCACCTGGACAACTCGATGCCGACCCCGGCGGCGTCGGCGAAGTCCATCGCGTTCGGCGACTTCAAGGCCGGCTACATCATCCGCCAGGTCCTCGACGTGCAGATGCTGCGCCTGGTCGAGCGGTACGCGGAGTACCTGCAGGTGGGGTTCCTGTCCTTCGCCCGCCTGGACGGCATGATCGACGACTCTGCCGCGATCCGCCTCTACCAGCACCCGGCCAGCTGA
- a CDS encoding head-tail connector protein — protein sequence MSFDLGENVRLEAECRAPGGTLTTATTAVLTITRPDGTTATPTVPDPGETGKYRVDYVPVQAGRHSVRWLFTSPASAYTDSFDVREAVPPMLVSLADMKAHMRITSTSTDGELRGWIESATEGVENYAGVCVRRLVVERQDIPPFGVCTVMLRQIPVLSVTSVVPIRSGGTTYDVDDLDVDQPTGVIERLDGGRIFGPLRITYTAGRTIVPSAHRDATKVIVQHLWRTKYGASRAASGLGGGEDFSVTEQVPGFGYAVPNRALQLLEPYKLPPGMA from the coding sequence GTGTCGTTCGATCTCGGTGAGAACGTCAGGCTGGAGGCGGAGTGTCGGGCTCCGGGCGGCACGCTCACCACCGCCACCACCGCTGTGCTGACCATCACCCGGCCGGACGGCACCACGGCCACCCCGACCGTGCCGGACCCGGGCGAGACCGGCAAGTACCGGGTCGACTATGTCCCGGTGCAGGCCGGTCGGCATTCGGTGCGGTGGCTGTTCACCTCGCCTGCCAGTGCGTACACCGACAGCTTCGATGTGCGCGAGGCAGTCCCGCCGATGCTGGTGTCGCTGGCCGACATGAAGGCCCACATGCGGATCACCAGCACCAGCACCGACGGCGAGCTGCGCGGCTGGATCGAGAGCGCCACCGAGGGTGTGGAGAACTACGCCGGGGTGTGTGTGCGGCGCCTGGTCGTCGAGCGTCAGGACATCCCGCCTTTCGGGGTGTGCACGGTGATGCTGCGGCAGATCCCGGTGCTGTCCGTGACGTCGGTCGTGCCGATCCGCTCCGGCGGCACCACGTACGACGTCGACGACCTCGATGTCGACCAGCCCACCGGTGTCATCGAGCGCCTCGACGGCGGCCGCATCTTCGGCCCCTTGCGCATCACCTACACCGCCGGCAGGACCATCGTCCCCTCCGCGCACCGCGACGCGACGAAGGTCATCGTTCAGCACCTGTGGCGCACCAAGTACGGGGCGTCGCGCGCCGCGTCCGGGCTCGGCGGCGGTGAGGACTTCTCCGTCACCGAGCAGGTCCCCGGCTTCGGATACGCCGTGCCCAACCGGGCGCTGCAGCTCCTGGAGCCGTACAAGCTCCCACCAGGGATGGCGTGA